GCGCTACAGATCCCTCCTCCGGGAATTCTCATATCTCGATGAAGATACGAAATCACATCCATCGCAAACGACTCCGCTGGAATCTTCGAAGAAACCTGAGAACATTCCACAAGGGTTTCCAAGAATAAGGAATTATCGTAGAGCATCTTTTCAAAATGAGGAACGAGCCAGTGATGATCCGTGGAATAACGACAGAGTCCTCCGCCTACCTGATCGTAGATTCCACCTTGTTTCATCGCAAGAAGAGTGTCTTCCACCATCTCCAATGCTTTTTTGTTTCCGGAAGAATGATGATACTTTAGCAAAAACGAAAGTCCCATACTCGGTGGAAACTTATTCGTGTGATTGGTTTTGAATCCTCCGAAATCGGAATCGTAGTATCCTTCATACAATGTGAAACCGGATTCAAAACAATTCTCCAGTGGGAAATCGCCTTCCACTTTCGTAGCCGCGCGTGCCTCTCCGGATTCTTTTAGATACTGGGATAATTCGGAGGAAGCCGCGATCAACTCCTGACGTTTTTCACCCCAGACCTTGTTTAAGATATTCAAAACTTCTAAAAAACTCTTCCTTCCGTATTTGGGTTCCGGAGGGAAATAAGTTCCCCCGGTGATCGGCTTTCCTTCGGGAGTTAAAAAAATATTGAGTGGCCATCCACCTTGCTGATCCATCGCGTGCAAGGCATCCATATAGATTCGATCGATATCGGGTCTTTCTTCTCGATCCACTTTGATCGAAACAAAATGTGAATTTAAATAATCCGCAATAGTTTGATTTTCAAAGGATTCACGTTCCATCACGTGACACCAATGACAGGTCGCATAACCGATTGACAAAAAAATCATTCGATCTTCTTCCCTTGCTTTCGCAAAGGCTTCCTCACCCCAAGGATACCAGTCTACCGGATTGGTTGCGTGTTGTTGGAGATACGGACTTTTTTCTTTGGCAAGTCTGTTCGCGTTTTGTGGATTTAATTTCATTGAATTGTTCTCTTTTGGTCTCGTAAAACTGATTTTTCGATTTGTAAAAAACTTCCTGCATTCAACCATGTCCATTAAGTAGGCACTTACATGGACCACAAAAAGGAAAGGACTCGCAGAAAATTTAGAAATATTCTCATTTCCGGAACCATCCTTTTTGCGGCGATTCAACCTGCTACTTCTCAGGAATTCAACGCCAACGAAACCTTGATGGAAGAAGAAAAAAAATCTTCCGAAGGGAACCTAAACGATTCTAAGAAGGTACTGCGCCTTACGCTCAAAGAAGCGGTCAATCACGTTTTGGAAAAGAACATTACGATCCAAAATGCAAAAATGGAATACATAAAAGCCGACGGGAGCGAATTGAAAAACGAATCTCAATTCACCTGGAACTTGATCGGTGGAATTACAGTTTTTAAAACCACTCTCCCGAACAACCGAAACAACGTTTTCTTAGGAACGAAACAGAGCCAGGATAAACTCAGCGTCGGGGTCGAGAAAAATTTTAGAACCGGGACCTACGCAAAATTGGAAGGAAGTACGACTCGTTTTGATACGAGCGCCTTTGAAGACCCTGCCTCTACTCCTTCGAGTTTGTCTTCTTTAGCGATTCCTCCTCAATATACGAGCGCCCTTACGATCACCCTGAGCCAGGAACTTCTAAAATACGGCTTCGGAAAAACGCAAAAAGACAAAGACGCAATTCTAAGACAAAACACCGTCATCAAAAGAGAAGAATTGATTTATACCCTTTCTCAACTCGTGGTTCAAACCCTTGTTCAATACTGGAGTTTGAATATCTACGATTCCAACGTGAAAACTTTGGAAGAATTAGAATCCAACACCAGAAACATCCGTGATTTGACCGCGAGAAAACGGAATTTAGGCCTTTCCGAGGGATTCGAGGTCAACCTCTGGAGTTCGATTCTTTCCCAGACTGCGGGAAATTTGGAAAAGGCGAAGGTTTCCAGAAGAGAAGCCGAAAGAACTCTGATTCGCATTTTGAACGCGGATCCCTCTTCTCGGATCGAGGGGGTTACGGATCTTCAAGAAACCGTTCCCGTCGATTTTAACGTGGAAAAAGACTATATCTACGCATTGGAACACAGAACCGATTTGAAGAATCTCCGCAAACAAAGGGAAATCGCGGAACTCAATCTAAGAATCAAAGAAGCGGAAGACATGCCTTCGCTAAAAGTTTCGGGTGCGTATTCCACAAGAGGACAAAATATCGTCGCTCCTCAGCAAAATATCACGGACACCAATCGAGGAATCGCTTCTTTTAAATATCCAGAAGCCTATGCTTCTTTTCAATTTTCTTATCCTCTTTGGGACAAAGGAATCAAAGCCGATATCCGAAATGCAAAGTTGGACGTTGAGAATTTGCAGAAGAAAGAAGCGGAACTCAAACTTTCCATCAAAGAAGAATTAGAAAATCGTTATGCGGCGATCGTTTCCGGAAAGGACATCTACGAAGGCGCGAAAAAAAGAAGAGAAGAAGCCAATCGGTTTTATAGAGGCCTTTCCGAACGTTTTAGACAGGGAAGATTCACCGCCGTTGCCGTGAAGACCGCCCTCGACAATTTGATCCAAGCCGAGCTTCAGGTAGCGCAGACCAAGATCCAATTGAACATTGATATTCTTCGATACGAACTCGCAAAAAATCATATCTTTGAAAAGTTCGGAGTGGATGCTCAAGAAATCATCGATCGTCTGATGAAAATGGCAGAATCCAAACAAGCAAATCTGGATACAACCGCTCCTACGAAGTGAGGAGCGCTTAGGCTCCCTCTCTTTTCCCTTGTTCCGATCTTTTTCTTGACATTCAACTCTATAGAAAAAGATGAATCACGCTGATGGAGAGTTCCTTTGAGCGCTGAAATCATCCTCGACCGCTTTCCCAAAACCTCGAAAAACTTCAAGAATGAGATCATCAATCTCTCCTCCAACGTTAATTTTAGATTTAGAATCGAACGAGCCTATCCACAAAAAAAATGGAATCAGAGCCGGTTCCAAAACTCCAGAATGTAGGAACTCCCTTACAAATCTAAAAAAAGAAGTCGGTTAAAAAGTTCGGAATACTCCCAGGGAACAAAATCTGCAAAGAACTCCCCGCAATCGGATACGACGAAACCGAATTTTTTTAGAAGGGTTTCTGCCGATTTCGAGAAAACATCGTTTCGAAAAAAGATCTTTCGAAACGATGACGAACCGAAAAAATCCCACGACCCGTAAAACAACCGTCGGACAAGGTGCACAGTTTTTAAAGTCGAGAACATCCTGCAATCACGGATCGCGACCTTTGTACGGAACCGATCTTACAAGAGAAAAAATTCGGATTTTCTTCTATCAGAGAAATTGAATCTTCTGAATGGAAAAATCTTCCTCGGTTGAAATTTCAATCCACGTTTAAAGTGATCGTCTCCATTCCAAAATCATCCTCAAACTCCTGAATCTAGTTTTACGTTTTGGAACGGATTCTTATTTGATCGCGATTCCGTAAACATGAGGTCGGATCGGTAGAAAGATCGTTGGAAGCGAACGTTTTTCGAGTTTCAAACTGGAAAAATTCGCGTTCTCCAATGTTCCCTGCGTGTCTCGATTCAATCTGCACCCTTCAAAAAACCAAAGCCAAGGCCGAAATACGATTTTTTGAATCCATTCGATCCAGGAACCGTGCTCGGCGGCGACGTGTTCTAAGAAGACGAATTTTCCTCCCTTCTTCAATACACGTTTGATCTCTTTGAGAACTTGATCCGGTTTCTCGACGGTGCAAAGAACCAAACTGCAAACTACGGCGTCGACGGACGAATCGGGGAAAGGAAGTTTTTCCGCGGATAAATTCATCAATTCCATTTTGATCGAATACTTTTCAGAATTCTTTTTCAGAAGAGAATGCATTCCTTCGTTCGGTTCTACCGCTAAAAGCTTCGTGCCCGGCTTGAAGTATCGCAAATTCGAACCCACTCCCGGACCAAGCTCGACGACCGTATCCGGGAGATCCTCGAAAAGAATCCTTTTGATTTTCCTGTATTTATAATGCAGATATCCCTGTAAGGTCTGAAAAAAATAAGCGTTCACGAAACTCAATGTCGGCGTTTTTTGGACACACATAACGAGTTCTCCTATACAATTTAGTATATTCTAATTTTATAATTCTTTTTGATTTTCCGGATTCCAGTTCCCAGGAACCATCCATAACGCCTCGGAATAGGCGACACATTTGCGATCCGAAATTCGATAGATCGCTGTCCCGGGTGTTCTCTGTCTTCGATTTCTTCCGATTTCCCAGGAAAGAATCGCATACGGAACTTCCGTGAATAGACTTTCCAAAATTCTTCCGCGCAATTTCACGAGAACGATCATAGTCGGATCCACATAAGAAACCGCAAAACCACCGGGACAATCCAATGCGGCCCAAACGATCTCGTTTCGTATTTTTCCGTCCGCGTCGCCCAAGTCCTTCCATGGATTCCAAAAAGCACCGTGCAAGTGAGTGAATCCGGCCTGATCCGGAATTTTCGCAGGAAAGATGCGCATCCCATCCTCTTGCTTTCGTTGCGGACCGCATACGAAACAGGTAGGAAACGGATGTCTCTGAAAGCCTAAGTATTCCTCCTCTGGATTCTGAATGTCTTCCAAGATGGAAGAATTCAACTCTGGAACGTTCATAAAAAATTCGGGATCTTCTTGTGCTTCCGCGATGACCACGTCGGCGTCTTTACTCAATAATTTAATTCCATTCGTGCTGGAATTGAGAGAGTAATACAAGGTTTCGTTCAGAGGACCGGGCGCTTTAATTTTAATGACCGCCGCGTCTTTTTGAATCGGTTTTGCGGCGATTCCCGCAATGTATCCCCCGTTTCCGCTCTTCGGAGGGCCGCAGTATTTTTCGTTGATCTCGATACTTTCAAAGTTAAAAGTGGATGAAGTTTGTTTCATAAGGATTTGTCTATAACTCGAACGGGATCGGTCAACGTAATTGATCGAAAGAAGATTCTTCGAAGGGCGTATTTGCTTTGGATACAAAGCATTTTTAGGATGGGTGTTGTATGAGCGTGGAACCTGAAAAAATCGTACACTTGCTCTCGGGGATTTCGGAAAGGATTTTTTTTAGTCTTTCACTGAGTTACAAAAAAGAAGGTTACAAAGACATAAGCCCCACACAAGGAGCCGTCCTCTGCGCACTGCGCAATAAGATGCCGGAATCGATGACTTCGATCTCGAAGAAAATTTTCAGGGATCGATCGACTGTGACTCAGATTGTAAAACGATTGGTTGCGAACGGTTATGTGGAAAGATTTAAAAACGTAGAAGATTCTCGAATTTCCGAAATCGTCCTAACGGAAAAGGGAAAAGCGGCGAGGGCCGCGGTCATACGTTCCTCTCGAAAGATGTTCACAAGAATTTACAAACATACAACGTTTGAAGAAAGAAGAATCCTGATCTCCCTTCTAGAAAAAATCGATTCCGGAAGTTGACATTTTTTTGTAAACTCTTCTGAAATAAATTTCCAAGTTAAAAAACAGATCGCAAAACGAAATCGTTTTGATTCCTTTCTGAAACGGGACTTAAAAACCGGGAAGCGCCGAAAGAAATCCCTTTTTCTTTGTAGAGTCTTTTGTTTTTTTCGGCCAACAACGAGGGTTCGATTTAGGAGATTTCGAATTTTCTTCCCTCATTTCGACGGAGAATGAGTTCCCACATTTTGGGTTTTGACTGACACACACCCAAGTAAATCTGAAAAGCGAAATCGAAAAAATCTAAGCTCTCGGGATCTTCGGCATTTCGAGAGGATGTGACTCCCCTTCCAAGGATTTCAAAAATTCAATCAGATCCTTTTTATCTTCCTCTGTGATCGGCGCTGGTTTCAAAAGCGGGTCCTCTATGGAACCTTTCGAACCGCCGTTTACGAAATGATTTACGACGTCTTCTAACTTCTTGAATTCACCGTTGTGCATAAACTCATTCTTCTTGCTGACATCTCTCAAACTCGGCGTACGAATCTTTTGCGTAATTCCTTTGAGTCCCGTTGTGTGTTGTGTCGAATCGGAAAAATTCGGTCCGTTGTGACACTGATTGCACTTCGCCTTATTCATGAAGACGTTCATTCCGCGTTTTTGAGAAGGAGTCAGAGCGGATTCTTCTCCCATCACGTAACGATCAAACTTAGAATTTTTCGAGACGATCGTTCTTTCAAAAGCGGAAATCGCTTTTACGATTCGATCCATACTGATCCCCGGAGAACCGAAAGACTTCTCAAAAAGTTCTCTATATTCCGCGACTTGATTGAGTCTCGCTACGATCGTCTTCTCGTCTTTGAGCATCAACGCAGTATGGACCCTCTCTTTTACGATCTCCTCCAAATCGTTCGCTTGTGGATCGATAAATACGTCCTTATACAAAGCTACGTTCGTCAACGGAGGAGCGATCGATTTGTGAATTTGGTTTCGAGGAGCGGAACTCGTTTCCGAATTCTGTATTTCGACCGAATGACAGATCGCGCAGTTCGTATCCCCTTTTAGAGAAAGTCGTTTATCAAAATAGAGCAGTTTTCCCAATTCTACCTTGTCTTTATTATAAGGATTGTTACTGGGATGTATTACGTTCTTAACGACAAAACCTTCCAGTTCCGTCTTCTGAACGGGTTCTTTGCAAGCCGAGAGAACGAGCAAAAGATAGATACCGAAAAATATGGACAAAATCCGAAACATATGGACCATCCTGGTTCAATGGTTTGAATCCAAAGCTCCTTTGTCAATTCGAATTTAGAACAATTCTAATTACATATTCGGAAAAGAAAGGTTCAGAAGATTTCGCAAAGAAGGAACTTGAAGTTCACGTTTTAAAAAATTGTTTCGAATTCCTGTCACGAATGAAATTGAGGACACGTCTTCCTTCCGAAAAGGAGGAAAACATGCCGCAAATCCAAAAGATTCTGATCGCAGGCGGAGGATACGCTGGAATCATCGCCGCCAATCGTCTCGCGAGAAAAAAAATTCCTTTGGAAATCACTTTGATTACCGCGAAGGAGGATTTCCAGGAAAGAATCCGAAATCATCAAATACTCGCCGGTACTCTCGAGAAAACGTATTCCGTACGTTCTTTGCTTCATCGGAAAGTCAATTTGGTCGTCGCCGAAATAAAGAAGATCGAAATTCGGAACAAACAAATTCTTTTAAAAGATGGAATAATACATCCTTACGATTATCTAATCTATTCTCTCGGGATTCGGGGTTCGAATCCTTCAAAATTGAACGATCAATACGTTCAACTAACGGAGCGAGACGATTGTGCGAGAATGTTCGAGATTCTTAAGAAGAAAGAAACGGCGAACGTTACGATTTTAGGAGCGGGGCTTGGCGGAATCGAAGCCGCATCCGAACTCGCGACACAATTGCAAAACATCAAAATTACTCTCGTTGATGCGGAACGTATGGGAAAAGGATTTTCGGCGGAAGCGATCGTAAAACTTCGCGAATTCTTTTTGAAAAATGGAGTCCGTATATTAGAAAATTCAAAAATTCTCAAATACGAAAAGGACCGGCTTGTCACCGCCGACGGAAGAAAAATTCCTCACGACGTTTGCATATTAGCGAACGGTTTTTCCGCTTCTCCGATCGGAGAA
This Leptospira stimsonii DNA region includes the following protein-coding sequences:
- a CDS encoding cytochrome-c peroxidase: MFRILSIFFGIYLLLVLSACKEPVQKTELEGFVVKNVIHPSNNPYNKDKVELGKLLYFDKRLSLKGDTNCAICHSVEIQNSETSSAPRNQIHKSIAPPLTNVALYKDVFIDPQANDLEEIVKERVHTALMLKDEKTIVARLNQVAEYRELFEKSFGSPGISMDRIVKAISAFERTIVSKNSKFDRYVMGEESALTPSQKRGMNVFMNKAKCNQCHNGPNFSDSTQHTTGLKGITQKIRTPSLRDVSKKNEFMHNGEFKKLEDVVNHFVNGGSKGSIEDPLLKPAPITEEDKKDLIEFLKSLEGESHPLEMPKIPRA
- a CDS encoding class I SAM-dependent methyltransferase produces the protein MCVQKTPTLSFVNAYFFQTLQGYLHYKYRKIKRILFEDLPDTVVELGPGVGSNLRYFKPGTKLLAVEPNEGMHSLLKKNSEKYSIKMELMNLSAEKLPFPDSSVDAVVCSLVLCTVEKPDQVLKEIKRVLKKGGKFVFLEHVAAEHGSWIEWIQKIVFRPWLWFFEGCRLNRDTQGTLENANFSSLKLEKRSLPTIFLPIRPHVYGIAIK
- a CDS encoding NAD(P)/FAD-dependent oxidoreductase, which encodes MPQIQKILIAGGGYAGIIAANRLARKKIPLEITLITAKEDFQERIRNHQILAGTLEKTYSVRSLLHRKVNLVVAEIKKIEIRNKQILLKDGIIHPYDYLIYSLGIRGSNPSKLNDQYVQLTERDDCARMFEILKKKETANVTILGAGLGGIEAASELATQLQNIKITLVDAERMGKGFSAEAIVKLREFFLKNGVRILENSKILKYEKDRLVTADGRKIPHDVCILANGFSASPIGEVSGFRTNPIGQVYVNSFLEVEDHPEIFGAGDAVQIVSSGYRHLKMACATAIPMGIYAAERLSYRLGLKSKKGKDPFSLGYLGRNVSLGRKDGLIQESEPDDTPTSKIWTSRSAVWIKELICKFTVLSFRLEKKFDFYFWKPFPDRKEEFNAKVLATHSEKSSWISSDNS
- a CDS encoding TolC family protein, which produces MDHKKERTRRKFRNILISGTILFAAIQPATSQEFNANETLMEEEKKSSEGNLNDSKKVLRLTLKEAVNHVLEKNITIQNAKMEYIKADGSELKNESQFTWNLIGGITVFKTTLPNNRNNVFLGTKQSQDKLSVGVEKNFRTGTYAKLEGSTTRFDTSAFEDPASTPSSLSSLAIPPQYTSALTITLSQELLKYGFGKTQKDKDAILRQNTVIKREELIYTLSQLVVQTLVQYWSLNIYDSNVKTLEELESNTRNIRDLTARKRNLGLSEGFEVNLWSSILSQTAGNLEKAKVSRREAERTLIRILNADPSSRIEGVTDLQETVPVDFNVEKDYIYALEHRTDLKNLRKQREIAELNLRIKEAEDMPSLKVSGAYSTRGQNIVAPQQNITDTNRGIASFKYPEAYASFQFSYPLWDKGIKADIRNAKLDVENLQKKEAELKLSIKEELENRYAAIVSGKDIYEGAKKRREEANRFYRGLSERFRQGRFTAVAVKTALDNLIQAELQVAQTKIQLNIDILRYELAKNHIFEKFGVDAQEIIDRLMKMAESKQANLDTTAPTK
- a CDS encoding MarR family winged helix-turn-helix transcriptional regulator, producing the protein MSVEPEKIVHLLSGISERIFFSLSLSYKKEGYKDISPTQGAVLCALRNKMPESMTSISKKIFRDRSTVTQIVKRLVANGYVERFKNVEDSRISEIVLTEKGKAARAAVIRSSRKMFTRIYKHTTFEERRILISLLEKIDSGS